In Allocoprobacillus halotolerans, a genomic segment contains:
- a CDS encoding MATE family efflux transporter, giving the protein MLMKLKKYIGPQIFYRRVFSMAIPLGFQQLISSCMGIIDSLMVSWIGQVTAVGTAVQIETLCTSVSWACATGVGIFSVQFFGARDYKNLKKSFGLSVVLAVISGAIWFFIATFFGENILRFYINDSKVIANGLLYLNIAKYSYFPLALSFVFNLTYRNINKPKVPLIVGIVAMLINIVANYVFIFGLYGFPALGIQGAALGTCLAQMIALCIHIVFACSTHQPFIGTMKEMFTLKMRFVRPILQKTLSIVVNELFFGFGSTLFIKAFGALGTQSMDAYYVGEKISNLFYAFANGFSNAVAAIIGVSLGSGNGHKAKEEGDYLMSLSAIMSVFF; this is encoded by the coding sequence TGAAATTAAAAAAGTATATTGGACCACAAATATTTTATAGACGTGTTTTTTCTATGGCTATACCATTAGGTTTTCAACAACTCATATCTAGTTGTATGGGAATTATTGATTCTTTAATGGTTTCATGGATTGGACAGGTGACAGCGGTTGGAACAGCAGTTCAAATTGAAACACTATGTACTTCAGTATCGTGGGCATGTGCCACAGGAGTTGGTATTTTCTCAGTTCAGTTTTTTGGTGCAAGAGATTATAAAAACTTAAAGAAATCGTTTGGATTGAGTGTTGTTTTAGCTGTTATTTCTGGAGCAATATGGTTTTTTATTGCAACCTTTTTTGGTGAAAATATTTTAAGATTTTATATTAATGATTCAAAAGTAATAGCAAATGGACTTTTATATCTTAATATTGCGAAATATTCTTATTTTCCTTTAGCATTAAGTTTTGTTTTTAATCTAACATATCGTAATATTAATAAACCTAAAGTTCCATTAATAGTTGGTATAGTCGCTATGCTTATAAATATTGTCGCAAATTATGTCTTTATTTTTGGACTTTATGGTTTTCCTGCTTTAGGTATTCAAGGAGCAGCCCTTGGAACATGTCTAGCACAGATGATAGCATTATGTATTCATATTGTATTTGCGTGTAGTACTCACCAACCCTTTATTGGAACAATGAAAGAAATGTTTACTCTTAAGATGAGATTTGTTAGACCAATCTTACAAAAAACACTATCTATTGTGGTTAATGAATTGTTCTTTGGATTTGGATCAACATTATTTATTAAGGCTTTTGGTGCTTTGGGAACACAGTCAATGGATGCATATTATGTTGGTGAAAAAATATCAAACTTATTCTACGCTTTTGCGAATGGTTTTTCCAATGCTGTGGCAGCGATTATTGGTGTTTCACTAGGTAGTGGAAATGGACATAAGGCAAAAGAAGAAGGCGATTATTTGATGAGTTTATCAGCTATTATGTCAGTATTTTTTTAA
- a CDS encoding HAD-IA family hydrolase, whose amino-acid sequence MLPKLVIFDVDGLMLDTEARWQEAWQIKGEQYGIPDLGKKTFLKCVGRNGAEVEAIIYEDLKDYENPLEILKEVRAYGSQLLDERIDIKKGLVELLEFLKSQSISIAVATATIKTTTYERLSRLHLLDYFDYILCGDEVQLRKPHPEIYQKVIEHFHVLPQEAMVLEDSYVGVEAAYRAHIPCVMIPDLAMPQDKQKQETMAIVSSLLDVIDLLKDEMINNQEPTMLTYIKETPYQLEWNVYHIQEITQELVQLYLQNDYNSIWLIACGSSFNGAQCAKPFLMKYLHCDVKVISPMTFVYSEHQMTDKDFVVVISQSGRSTNCIQALKLLKDMKKQAVGLTGCIDSPLKEYGDRVIDYSMGIEKVGYVTKGITVLSQYLMLFALEVSLKKGLTNQKDYQAIIEELKAIPSRHQIMQKQTKDFYQKHQCEMTSMDISFLIGFMQSYGIALEGALKMAETIKMPCMAYEAEEFVHGFNLQLTPRYTVWCIDGCLKGSQRLIQIYQAINSVTPHVYAITNSPDIDDDHAIRIPFEMTEPLLMPLYILPVFQIIAYQVSEELQTWNTHPRFSQFKNYIQTKK is encoded by the coding sequence ATGTTACCAAAATTAGTTATATTTGATGTAGATGGATTAATGTTAGATACAGAAGCCAGATGGCAGGAAGCTTGGCAAATAAAAGGTGAACAATATGGAATTCCTGATCTTGGGAAAAAGACATTTTTAAAATGTGTAGGGAGAAATGGTGCAGAAGTTGAAGCGATTATTTATGAAGATTTAAAGGATTATGAAAATCCATTAGAGATATTAAAAGAAGTTAGAGCATATGGTAGTCAACTTTTAGATGAGAGGATTGATATAAAAAAAGGATTGGTTGAGTTATTGGAATTTTTAAAGAGTCAATCTATATCAATTGCTGTTGCGACAGCGACTATAAAAACAACAACATATGAACGCTTATCAAGACTTCATCTATTAGATTATTTTGATTATATATTGTGTGGTGATGAAGTTCAATTAAGAAAACCACATCCTGAAATCTATCAAAAAGTCATTGAACATTTTCATGTTTTACCTCAAGAAGCAATGGTTTTAGAAGATTCATATGTAGGTGTAGAAGCTGCTTATCGTGCGCATATTCCTTGTGTTATGATACCTGATTTGGCTATGCCTCAAGATAAACAAAAACAAGAAACGATGGCTATTGTTTCCTCGTTATTGGATGTTATTGATTTATTAAAAGATGAAATGATTAATAACCAAGAACCAACAATGCTTACTTATATTAAAGAAACACCTTATCAATTAGAATGGAATGTTTACCATATTCAAGAGATAACTCAAGAACTGGTTCAATTATATTTACAAAATGATTATAACAGCATTTGGTTGATTGCCTGTGGTTCAAGTTTTAATGGGGCACAATGTGCCAAACCATTTTTAATGAAGTATCTTCATTGTGATGTTAAAGTCATTTCACCAATGACATTTGTATATAGTGAACATCAAATGACAGATAAAGATTTTGTTGTTGTTATATCACAAAGTGGACGTTCAACAAATTGTATACAAGCATTAAAATTATTAAAAGATATGAAAAAACAAGCTGTTGGATTAACAGGATGTATTGATTCTCCTTTAAAAGAATATGGAGATAGAGTTATAGATTATTCAATGGGAATTGAAAAAGTTGGTTATGTCACAAAAGGAATCACTGTTTTATCACAATATTTGATGTTGTTTGCTTTAGAAGTAAGCTTAAAGAAAGGATTGACGAATCAAAAAGATTATCAAGCAATCATTGAAGAACTCAAAGCTATTCCTTCTCGTCATCAAATCATGCAAAAACAAACGAAAGATTTTTATCAAAAGCATCAATGTGAAATGACATCTATGGATATATCATTTTTGATTGGATTTATGCAAAGTTATGGTATTGCTTTAGAAGGTGCATTAAAAATGGCAGAAACAATCAAAATGCCATGCATGGCTTATGAAGCCGAAGAATTTGTGCATGGATTTAATCTTCAATTAACTCCTCGTTATACAGTTTGGTGTATAGATGGTTGTTTAAAGGGAAGTCAACGTCTTATTCAAATTTATCAGGCTATAAATAGTGTAACACCTCATGTTTATGCTATTACAAACAGTCCTGATATTGATGATGATCATGCAATCAGAATACCATTTGAAATGACTGAACCGCTTTTGATGCCACTTTATATATTACCTGTTTTTCAAATCATTGCTTATCAAGTGAGTGAAGAATTACAAACATGGAATACTCATCCAAGATTCTCACAATTTAAAAACTATATACAAACAAAAAAATGA
- a CDS encoding succinylglutamate desuccinylase/aspartoacylase domain-containing protein translates to MLNIKKGTKQQLSIQPHVDNYHIPTTIIHGAHDGPCLLITAGIHSGEYPGIPATINVAKKIDPKDVHGKIIIFHCVNVNGFWAKTSAVLPEDQGNLNQVYPGDPHGSESMRIADFFVREVFPHVDFILDIHSGGGRENLTPCLFFPHCKQVREQSLAVPLNISMFHTLLSPLRQRENIVMLPIIFIYQGFS, encoded by the coding sequence ATGTTAAATATAAAAAAAGGAACAAAACAACAATTATCAATTCAACCCCATGTTGACAATTATCATATTCCCACAACAATTATTCATGGTGCACACGATGGTCCTTGTCTACTTATAACTGCAGGTATCCACAGTGGTGAATATCCTGGCATTCCCGCTACCATCAATGTCGCCAAAAAGATTGATCCTAAAGATGTACATGGAAAAATCATTATCTTTCATTGTGTAAACGTCAATGGCTTTTGGGCAAAAACCAGTGCTGTTTTACCTGAAGATCAAGGCAATCTCAATCAAGTATATCCCGGTGATCCTCATGGAAGTGAAAGTATGCGTATTGCTGATTTCTTTGTTCGAGAGGTCTTTCCACATGTTGACTTTATATTAGATATACATAGTGGTGGTGGTCGTGAAAATCTAACGCCCTGTTTATTTTTTCCACATTGCAAACAAGTGAGAGAACAATCTTTAGCGGTACCGCTAAACATTTCAATGTTCCATACTTTATTGAGTCCTTTGCGACAACGGGAGAATATAGTTATGCTGCCAATTATCTTCATATACCAGGGATTCTCTTAG
- a CDS encoding SIS domain-containing protein, producing the protein MFDVKKTIEEIISQKEIKNLSFAGVGGSLACFYAAYYYVQREAKGITTSYTSANEFVHDTPACIGENSIVVIASRGGNTAETVEAGRVAKAKGATVIGLTHEEGDNGIHEVSDYTIVFEDGEGVPFEVGKSAYILKIAYETLHQVENSGPYEAMVDAMNKMNDIVPAAQKAIVPEAIKFSVNYKDNSIIYTMGSGTAWSAAQQETICILMEMQWINSAVIHTGEYFHGPFEITDPDTAFLLLKSTGKTQPLDDRAIQFLDQYNHHHTVVDLEKYGSKELGEVSEYYDYDFHTALLSVFNQLLADMRDHPLSKRKYMWKYKY; encoded by the coding sequence ATGTTTGATGTCAAAAAAACAATTGAAGAAATTATTTCACAAAAAGAAATTAAAAATTTAAGTTTTGCCGGTGTTGGAGGATCTTTAGCATGTTTCTATGCTGCATATTATTATGTACAAAGAGAAGCTAAAGGAATAACAACAAGCTATACTTCAGCAAATGAATTTGTTCATGATACACCAGCATGTATTGGTGAAAATTCTATTGTTGTGATTGCTTCTAGAGGAGGAAATACTGCTGAAACAGTAGAAGCAGGACGTGTCGCAAAAGCAAAAGGAGCAACTGTTATTGGGTTAACTCATGAAGAAGGAGATAATGGTATTCATGAAGTTTCAGATTATACAATCGTTTTTGAAGATGGTGAAGGTGTTCCATTTGAAGTTGGAAAATCTGCTTATATCTTAAAAATTGCTTATGAAACTTTACATCAAGTAGAAAATAGTGGGCCATATGAAGCTATGGTAGATGCAATGAATAAGATGAATGATATTGTACCAGCTGCTCAAAAAGCTATTGTTCCAGAAGCTATCAAATTCTCAGTAAATTATAAAGATAATTCAATTATTTATACAATGGGAAGTGGGACTGCATGGTCAGCTGCACAACAAGAAACAATTTGTATTTTAATGGAAATGCAATGGATTAATTCAGCTGTTATTCATACTGGAGAATACTTCCATGGTCCATTTGAAATCACTGATCCAGATACAGCATTCTTACTTTTAAAATCAACTGGAAAAACACAACCACTTGATGATAGAGCTATTCAATTCTTGGATCAATACAATCATCATCATACAGTTGTAGATTTGGAAAAATATGGATCTAAAGAATTAGGTGAAGTCAGTGAATACTATGATTATGATTTCCACACTGCATTATTAAGCGTATTTAATCAGTTATTAGCTGATATGAGAGATCATCCATTAAGCAAGAGAAAATATATGTGGAAATATAAATATTAA
- a CDS encoding sigma 54-interacting transcriptional regulator, with the protein MTGSTKSIILNYMSDLTQNFDFTQVNHFTASSIAKEMHISRSLASQYLNELVKEKQVMKINSRPVYFLHRQKMEELFHLVFQDDDFYDLEEVKQYINEHSVGDGDYSQIIGYDKSLAEPIKQLREAFEYPPSGLPVVLYGDKGTGKRTLSQIIYENAARRGKISEKAKVFKIEFTPTNSDQVSVKIFGDNTKKGIIDHYDDIVLILAGAQYMSESFQEKLCHLIEMDKDRSAKKLKYIHKNIRYIILSDIHPHHFMIDRLVKNIPVIISLPLLKEKSKEEVEELIIHLMVNEGKKMNKVIKVSSSVLRALVNGDYPQNLIGLQSAIQIMCASALKENRGVQEVVIHTYHLPEYLLRTLPIVTDEDIIYIDTTSYKKSEQIDFILDYFSTILKTFLKNKILKNL; encoded by the coding sequence ATGACAGGGAGTACGAAAAGTATCATTTTAAATTATATGAGTGATTTAACACAGAATTTTGATTTTACTCAAGTCAATCATTTTACAGCTTCATCTATTGCAAAAGAAATGCATATTAGTCGTAGTTTAGCAAGCCAATATCTTAATGAACTTGTGAAAGAAAAACAAGTCATGAAAATTAATTCTCGACCAGTTTATTTTCTACATCGACAAAAAATGGAAGAATTATTTCATTTAGTCTTTCAAGATGATGACTTTTATGATTTAGAGGAAGTTAAGCAATATATTAATGAACATTCAGTAGGAGATGGAGATTATTCTCAAATTATTGGATATGATAAATCTCTAGCTGAACCTATTAAACAATTAAGAGAAGCATTTGAGTATCCACCAAGTGGTTTGCCGGTTGTTTTATATGGGGATAAAGGAACTGGAAAAAGAACGCTTAGTCAAATCATTTACGAAAACGCTGCAAGAAGAGGTAAAATCAGTGAAAAAGCAAAAGTTTTCAAAATTGAATTTACACCTACGAATAGTGATCAAGTTTCAGTAAAAATCTTTGGTGATAATACAAAGAAAGGGATTATAGATCATTATGATGATATCGTTTTGATATTAGCTGGTGCACAGTATATGTCAGAAAGCTTTCAAGAAAAGCTATGTCATCTTATTGAAATGGATAAAGATAGAAGTGCTAAAAAGTTAAAATATATTCATAAGAATATAAGATATATCATTCTATCTGATATTCATCCTCATCATTTTATGATTGATCGTCTTGTGAAAAACATTCCTGTGATTATTTCATTACCTTTATTAAAAGAAAAAAGTAAAGAAGAAGTGGAAGAGCTTATTATTCATTTGATGGTTAATGAAGGAAAAAAGATGAATAAAGTCATCAAGGTAAGCAGTAGTGTTTTAAGAGCATTGGTAAATGGTGATTATCCACAAAACTTAATTGGTTTACAATCAGCGATACAAATTATGTGTGCTTCAGCTTTAAAAGAAAACAGGGGTGTCCAAGAAGTTGTTATTCATACATATCATTTACCTGAATACTTACTTAGAACACTTCCTATTGTGACAGATGAAGATATTATTTATATTGATACAACGTCATATAAGAAAAGTGAACAAATTGATTTTATTCTTGATTACTTTAGTACGATTTTAAAAACATTTTTAAAGAACAAGATTTTGAAGAATCTTTAA
- a CDS encoding PRD domain-containing protein: protein MSYKQRIAPDRIKGIEISLSHIFDTVLKKRYMNLPSGFSYTFAKLMYINELYHSSIYKWQQKNHLNIDNVLMRLKENCINESLIVEEMIRLINSNLETDIDDFFKLIMIMNLNHYNTVRKNQKIFGIIVCHGYSAATSIAEAVNSLLESYIFDAVDMPLDITIDEIKEMLVERLNRMHSNADVIVMVDMGSLELLGKSLSTAINCNVGVINNVSTRLALNTGNAILNENNMKTILEKVSADSKAKYTIVKRQKMDAIIFTSESGIQTAQRMRELFENSLSVKQIPVDLVVCDYNQLISNGNSHEVFNNNNVLFITGTANPHVSGQQFVALEDIISGHYIEIIMERLSKYMDVAELDNLISNLRKNFTLLNVVGYLTILNPKVLLDNVSMAIDVLQDYMHRKFDGKTLIGLYIHVCCLIERLVTKTAITDFDGLEDFETNNSKFIQYVHDAFLVISKRYNITIPTSEIAYLHEFIEADERKEKIE, encoded by the coding sequence TTGTCTTATAAACAAAGAATTGCTCCTGATCGCATTAAAGGTATTGAAATTTCATTGTCCCATATTTTTGATACAGTTCTCAAAAAGCGTTATATGAATTTACCAAGTGGATTTAGTTATACATTTGCGAAACTTATGTATATTAATGAGCTTTATCATTCTTCAATATATAAATGGCAACAGAAAAATCATTTGAATATCGATAATGTTTTAATGCGACTGAAAGAAAACTGTATTAATGAGTCTTTGATTGTAGAAGAAATGATTAGATTGATTAATTCTAATTTAGAAACTGATATTGATGATTTCTTTAAATTAATTATGATTATGAATTTGAATCATTATAATACAGTCAGAAAAAATCAAAAGATATTTGGTATTATTGTTTGTCATGGATATTCAGCAGCAACTTCAATTGCTGAAGCAGTAAATAGTTTATTAGAAAGTTATATATTTGATGCTGTAGACATGCCTTTAGATATAACAATTGATGAGATTAAAGAAATGTTAGTAGAACGTTTGAATCGTATGCATAGTAATGCTGATGTTATTGTGATGGTAGATATGGGTTCATTAGAATTATTAGGAAAAAGCTTAAGTACAGCTATCAATTGCAATGTTGGTGTGATTAATAACGTATCAACAAGATTAGCTTTAAATACAGGGAATGCTATTCTAAATGAAAACAACATGAAAACGATTTTAGAAAAAGTCAGTGCTGATTCTAAAGCAAAGTATACAATTGTTAAAAGACAGAAGATGGATGCCATTATCTTTACAAGTGAAAGTGGAATTCAAACAGCACAGCGAATGCGAGAATTATTTGAAAATAGTTTATCAGTTAAACAAATTCCTGTTGATTTAGTTGTATGTGATTACAATCAATTGATTTCTAATGGAAACAGTCATGAAGTTTTTAATAATAATAATGTTCTCTTTATTACTGGAACTGCCAATCCACATGTAAGTGGTCAACAATTTGTAGCCTTAGAAGATATTATTTCAGGACATTATATTGAAATTATTATGGAACGTTTATCAAAATATATGGATGTTGCAGAATTAGATAACTTGATTAGTAATTTAAGAAAGAATTTTACTTTACTCAATGTCGTAGGATATTTAACAATTTTAAATCCAAAAGTTTTATTAGATAACGTCAGTATGGCAATAGATGTTTTACAAGATTATATGCATAGAAAATTTGATGGGAAAACACTTATAGGTTTATATATACATGTTTGTTGTCTGATTGAAAGATTAGTTACAAAAACAGCAATTACTGATTTTGATGGTTTAGAAGACTTTGAAACAAATAATTCAAAATTTATTCAATATGTACATGATGCTTTTCTTGTTATTTCAAAAAGATATAACATTACAATTCCAACAAGTGAAATAGCTTATCTTCATGAATTTATAGAAGCAGATGAGCGTAAAGAAAAGATTGAATAA
- a CDS encoding PTS sugar transporter subunit IIA codes for MEKSKKIIIATHGYLADGFVSALNIIVGEHEDIQAVCCYTTPDFDLDQVIIKIMENHDFEKKDLIICTDILGGSVNNGFVKYLGTYPFHLMTNVNLAFLIDLLLTTPSITPDVLKMKEKEELFGVKYINSSVGNIDEDDDL; via the coding sequence ATGGAAAAAAGTAAAAAGATAATTATAGCCACACATGGCTATCTTGCCGATGGATTTGTAAGCGCTTTAAATATTATTGTGGGAGAGCATGAAGATATTCAAGCAGTATGTTGTTATACAACACCAGATTTTGATTTGGATCAAGTAATCATAAAGATCATGGAAAATCATGATTTTGAAAAGAAAGATTTAATTATTTGTACAGATATATTAGGTGGAAGTGTAAATAATGGATTTGTGAAATATTTAGGAACATATCCATTTCATTTGATGACAAACGTTAACTTAGCTTTTTTGATAGATTTATTATTAACAACACCATCAATTACTCCTGATGTATTAAAAATGAAGGAAAAAGAAGAATTGTTTGGTGTGAAATATATTAATAGTTCAGTTGGAAATATTGATGAAGATGATGATTTATAA
- a CDS encoding PTS sugar transporter subunit IIB, giving the protein MIKAVRVDHRLVHGQVAFTWTHYLAVSRIIVIDDKAANDEFQKMALNMSKPAGVKLNIFTVEKALSKMPKVEELKDTIFIVFGCTKDAARFIEKYPKIKEINYGGIAKKEGSKLYSDVVYLNDEEVEDSKKIMDCGTKIFMQQLPSTKREELKI; this is encoded by the coding sequence ATGATAAAAGCAGTAAGAGTTGATCATAGATTAGTACATGGACAAGTTGCATTTACATGGACACATTATTTAGCAGTATCAAGAATTATTGTTATTGATGATAAGGCAGCTAATGATGAATTTCAAAAAATGGCATTAAATATGTCTAAACCAGCGGGTGTTAAATTGAATATTTTTACTGTGGAAAAAGCTTTGTCTAAGATGCCTAAAGTTGAAGAACTTAAAGATACTATTTTTATTGTTTTTGGTTGTACAAAAGATGCCGCTAGATTTATAGAAAAATATCCAAAAATTAAAGAAATCAATTATGGTGGTATCGCTAAAAAAGAAGGATCAAAATTATATTCAGATGTTGTTTATTTAAATGATGAGGAAGTTGAAGATTCAAAGAAAATCATGGATTGTGGAACAAAAATATTTATGCAACAGCTTCCTTCAACAAAAAGAGAAGAATTAAAAATTTGA
- a CDS encoding PTS mannose/fructose/sorbose/N-acetylgalactosamine transporter subunit IIC — MLLNAIVIGLIAVFGRLDSRMLGRLNFERPLITCTLVGLFLGDLKTGLAVGASMEMVSLGFMSIGASGFDMNMGAIVGCAIVIMTGSDISAALAIATPMTLLSTLIETGASVVRISMTHMIDNCVAQGNFKRAKTINIFWGPALYAICYFIPVFIAVYFGADLINAINNVIPEFVLNGITLGANLVAFFGFAMLLSVMINKKNAIFFFLGFAIAAYSGISLTGIAIFAVIFAVVLYQLKYDNDSKLQTANGSVDELDELDD; from the coding sequence ATGTTATTAAATGCAATTGTGATTGGTTTAATCGCTGTATTTGGTAGATTAGATTCACGAATGTTAGGGCGATTAAATTTTGAAAGACCATTAATTACCTGTACACTTGTAGGTTTGTTTTTAGGAGATCTAAAAACAGGTTTAGCAGTCGGAGCTTCTATGGAAATGGTAAGCTTAGGATTTATGAGTATTGGAGCATCAGGTTTTGATATGAACATGGGTGCGATTGTTGGGTGTGCTATTGTTATTATGACTGGTTCAGATATTTCAGCAGCATTAGCTATCGCAACACCTATGACATTATTAAGTACTTTAATTGAAACTGGGGCTTCAGTTGTTCGTATTAGTATGACACATATGATTGATAATTGTGTGGCTCAAGGTAATTTTAAAAGAGCAAAAACAATTAATATTTTTTGGGGACCAGCTTTATATGCTATTTGTTATTTTATTCCTGTATTTATTGCAGTTTACTTTGGTGCAGATTTAATTAACGCTATTAATAATGTTATTCCTGAATTTGTATTAAATGGAATTACTTTAGGTGCGAACTTAGTAGCATTCTTTGGATTTGCGATGTTGCTTTCAGTTATGATTAATAAGAAAAATGCGATTTTCTTCTTCCTTGGATTTGCGATAGCTGCTTATTCAGGAATAAGTTTAACTGGTATTGCTATTTTTGCTGTTATTTTCGCTGTAGTTTTATATCAATTAAAATATGATAATGATTCAAAATTACAAACTGCTAATGGTTCAGTAGATGAATTAGATGAGTTAGATGATTAA
- a CDS encoding PTS system mannose/fructose/sorbose family transporter subunit IID → MSKQGLEVQKNYPLKKKCKEFFWGGWCMQTNWNYERQMNTAFMWGISKTLDRLYPNPEDLEKKKERYNAALEFFNITPQCGAFVLGLTAAMEEEYAEHPDTFNPEMITNVKTALMGPLSGIGDSLFQGTVRIIAMSIGISLAQKGSILGPIIAILISFAVSFPITWYGGKLGYVKGQEVIHQMSESNLMDKVMYACSIAGLIVVGGMCATLVNITTPIVYNETLVLQEVLDGIMPALLPLCLTGIMYYFVKKGVHPIVIVIACFVVGVVLNYFGILAV, encoded by the coding sequence ATGTCAAAACAAGGTCTAGAAGTACAAAAAAATTATCCGTTAAAAAAGAAATGTAAAGAATTCTTTTGGGGTGGGTGGTGTATGCAGACCAACTGGAATTATGAACGACAAATGAATACGGCTTTTATGTGGGGTATTTCTAAAACATTAGATCGTTTATATCCAAACCCAGAAGATCTTGAAAAGAAAAAAGAAAGATATAATGCAGCTTTGGAATTCTTCAATATTACACCTCAATGTGGAGCTTTCGTATTAGGATTAACAGCTGCTATGGAAGAAGAATATGCTGAACATCCAGATACATTTAATCCTGAAATGATTACAAATGTTAAAACTGCATTAATGGGTCCATTATCAGGAATTGGAGATTCATTATTTCAAGGAACTGTTAGAATTATCGCTATGAGTATTGGTATTTCTTTAGCACAGAAAGGTTCCATTTTAGGACCAATCATTGCTATCTTAATTTCGTTTGCTGTAAGTTTTCCAATTACATGGTATGGTGGTAAACTTGGTTATGTTAAAGGACAAGAAGTTATTCATCAGATGTCAGAAAGTAATTTGATGGATAAAGTGATGTATGCTTGTTCAATTGCTGGGCTTATAGTTGTTGGTGGTATGTGTGCAACTTTAGTCAACATTACAACACCAATCGTTTATAATGAAACATTAGTATTACAAGAAGTGTTAGATGGAATTATGCCTGCATTACTTCCATTATGTTTAACTGGTATTATGTATTATTTTGTTAAAAAAGGTGTTCACCCAATTGTGATTGTTATTGCTTGTTTTGTTGTTGGAGTTGTATTAAATTACTTCGGTATACTTGCTGTATAA
- the thiE gene encoding thiamine phosphate synthase, translated as MKKDEIKQAMPLYLVTDRRWLKEPLSEAVEKAIQGGVTCIQLREKHLSQEEFINEGKTLLNICHQYHIPLIINDDIDVMLEVDADGIHVGQNDMDAKTVRKMIGSDKILGVSVRTVDQALKAQDNGADYLGVGSVFVTHTKDDAKHVDIQTLKVICQSVDIPVIAIGGIGQDNILELQQSGIDGVAVVSAIMAQDDIVKASQDLKRLVKQL; from the coding sequence TTGAAGAAAGATGAAATTAAACAAGCAATGCCTCTTTATTTAGTGACTGATCGTCGCTGGTTAAAAGAGCCATTAAGTGAAGCAGTGGAAAAAGCGATTCAAGGTGGGGTAACATGCATCCAATTAAGAGAAAAGCATTTGAGTCAAGAAGAATTTATCAACGAAGGTAAAACACTTTTGAATATTTGTCATCAATATCACATACCTTTAATTATTAATGATGATATAGATGTGATGTTAGAAGTAGATGCTGATGGCATTCATGTAGGACAAAATGATATGGACGCTAAAACTGTTAGAAAAATGATTGGATCTGATAAAATATTAGGTGTGTCAGTACGCACAGTTGATCAGGCTTTAAAAGCTCAAGATAATGGAGCAGATTATTTGGGTGTGGGTTCTGTTTTTGTGACACATACCAAAGATGATGCTAAACATGTGGATATACAAACATTAAAAGTTATTTGTCAATCGGTTGATATTCCCGTTATTGCGATAGGTGGGATTGGACAAGATAATATTTTAGAATTGCAACAAAGTGGGATTGATGGAGTTGCTGTTGTGAGTGCTATTATGGCCCAGGATGATATTGTTAAAGCATCGCAAGATTTAAAAAGATTAGTCAAACAGTTATGA